A genomic segment from Bufo bufo chromosome 8, aBufBuf1.1, whole genome shotgun sequence encodes:
- the PDCL gene encoding phosducin-like protein: protein MTTLDDKLLGEKSQYYYSSSSDDEDSEQDRAVRQGTAGESDGGKEGSAVNTGPKGVINDWRRYKQLETEQSEEQKKELEQLVKRLSMTCKSHNDEEKDKQKQKELEEKIHSKMTMQEYNMLNKEDDEDFLEQYRKQRIEEMKQQLCHSQVFKQVIDISSGEEFLDTVDKEQKNTVVVILIYEDAVSGAEAASGSIICLASEYPGVKFCRVKSSLLGTSSKFTKSALPALLVYKTGELIGNFVRITDQLGEDFFAVDLEAFLQECSLLPEKDLVRTSVCNPSIQGYSDDSDLDID, encoded by the exons ATGACCACCCTGGACGATAAGCTGTTGGGAGAGAAGAGTCAGTACTACTACAGCAGTAGCAGTGATGACGAGGACAGCGAGCAGGATCGTGCGGTACGGCAGGGAACCGCGGGAGAATCCGATGGAGGGAAGGAGGGAAGTGCAGTCAACACAG GTCCAAAAGGCGTCATTAATGACTGGAGGCGCTACAAGCAGCTGGAGACGGAGCAGAGTGAGGAGCAGAAGAAGGAACTGGAGCAGCTGGTGAAAAGGTTGTCTATGACGTGTAAGTCTCACAATGATGAGGAGAAGGACAAACAGAAGCAGAAGGAGCTGGAAGAAAAAATACACTCAAAG atgactatgcaggagtaCAATATGCTGAACAAGGAAGACGATGAAGACTTCTTGGAGCAATACAGGAAGCAGAGAATTGAGGAGATGAAGCAGCAGCTCTGCCACTCGCAGGTTTTCAAGCAAGTGATTGATATCAGCAGCGGGGAGGAGTTCCTGGACACTGTAGATAAAGAGCAGAAGAACACCGTGGTGGTAATCCTCATCTACGAGGACGCGGTTTCGGGTGCAGAAGCTGCCAGCGGTAGCATAATCTGCCTGGCATCCGAGTACCCCGGGGTGAAGTTCTGCAGGGTAAAAAGTTCCCTTTTAGGAACCAGCAGTAAATTCACCAAGAGTGCTCTGCCAGCGCTGCTGGTCTACAAAACCGGGGAGCTGATTGGCAATTTTGTTCGGATAACGGATCAACTCGGGGAAGATTTCTTTGCTGTCGAcctggaagcatttttgcaggaGTGCAGCTTGTTACCAGAGAAGGATCTCGTCCGCACTTCTGTGTGTAATCCTTCCATTCAGGGCTACAGTGATGACAGCGACCTAGACATAGACTGA